CCTCTTCATCATCCATGTCAGGAACCTACAGATAATCATTTTCAGCACGTGTTTGTCTTGCAGTTATACCACACTTGAGATTTTCCCATCCGGTGAAATAAATAGATAGCTAAAATGTTGTGGAAAGTGGCAGCCTGGCAAATGTATGGATGTATTAGTCTGGTCGTAAACATACCAGGTAGTACTGCAAAGGGTTTGGCCAGATGTCATCCTTGATGACCTCCCCGAGCTCGTCAGCGCCCGCATCAGCGTGATCAGTGAACCAAGTGAAGAAGCTCTCTGGCTCTTCATGTTGCCTCTTCCTTCCTGCCTTGTTCTGTGTCTGGCTGGAGCGCTTGGTCAGGTCCTACAAcacagagagcaaaaaaaaaaaagtttaacagAACTTATCGCAAAACTAGCATAACGGCATAAAaaaattcatttcattcatttttaaaaaagtgacaatATCTAAAGAATGTATGAGGATCATAATGGTAAACAAAGTCAGTGACAAACTCAAAGACACATACCTTTCCTGATTTCCATTTGATTTCTGTTGACTTTGAAGATGGGTCTCCGCTCTCATTCAAATGGAACTCTTTGGAAAGTACTTTGTTTTCGAAGTACGGATTTTCATCGAAATACTacagagggaaaaagagagaacaaaaacaggatCCCGAGTGAGAACACAGGTAAAGGTTTGCACCGGTGCTGCAGGTGTTTGCAACCTTACAATACTTACAAAATCTATTCTGTAGCCTGACTTGATGTCTTCGAACTCTGTCACCTCCACTCGGCTCAGGTAATGAAGTgcttcctcatcttcctctcccaGTAGGGCAGATACTGTTGGTGAAACAGATTATACAGACCAGAATTTAACTGGAGGCACTTTTCAGATCATCCAAACTTCTGTCAGTAATGTAATCACTACCACAAGACAGCATGgcaataattataaaaaaaacaatataaacttGTGAGCTGCTCACCTTGTGGATGGTTGACAAACGTGGTGACCCAGAAGTTGGGGATTTTGGCGATCAGTTCTGACCTCTTCTGAAAGAATGGCTGACGGagtttgttgtatttctgttCTACTTTGAGGATCTCCTCACTGGCTTGCTCATTcaacctgaagaaaaaaataaaaaataaaaataaccatCTATGGAAAAACTTGTTTCCAATTGCAGTTTTTTTACATGGTTAATTATCTGCAGGATTTTATACCAGTCACAgattacagtattttatttcatcaccagtttgtttattttcctttgaaaatggatttaaaaaaaaataatcttaccTGTCGATTTCATTTTGAACTTCGTCAATGTGTTCAATCGCTTCTTGCTGCTCTTTCTCTGcgggggaaaaacaaacaaacacaaagtggtGTTAGAGAATACGcagatttgattaaaaaaataagtttataCATTAAGTCAGGACAGAGACCAagaaaaacccaaagatatcAGTGTTCTGAATAAAAAGGCGTCAATTTACTCGTGCGCACATTCAAAAATCAGGCATGTGCAAGTTTGCCATCACTGagagttacttttttttttttttttaaactgttgttaATACAATTAAGTTTACTGCAATTCCGAAAACGACTTAAGTGTAAGCGAGGCAGTTGTCAGGTCATCCGGCAGAAAGAAACCCGGGTTCCCCCGGAGGTTAAGGTAATATGCGCGGCCAAT
This genomic stretch from Larimichthys crocea isolate SSNF chromosome III, L_crocea_2.0, whole genome shotgun sequence harbors:
- the seta gene encoding SET nuclear proto-oncogene a — translated: MSASAAKVSKKELNSNHDGADETSEKEQQEAIEHIDEVQNEIDRLNEQASEEILKVEQKYNKLRQPFFQKRSELIAKIPNFWVTTFVNHPQVSALLGEEDEEALHYLSRVEVTEFEDIKSGYRIDFYFDENPYFENKVLSKEFHLNESGDPSSKSTEIKWKSGKDLTKRSSQTQNKAGRKRQHEEPESFFTWFTDHADAGADELGEVIKDDIWPNPLQYYLVPDMDDEEGEGEDDEEDEEGLEDIDEEGDEDGEEDEEDDGEDGEDDEGEDD